The Arthrobacter burdickii genomic interval GCCTCCACGCTTCTCAGCGCTCTAGCCAGAAGGATTACCACTATTGAGATCTCCGGACAGACCCGCAGGCACCACAACAACACGCTCCGGGCCTGGGAATCCCTACCCGTCAGAGTTCGTGCCGACTAGAGACACTTCAGGTTCAGCATTGGTCGACAACCTATTCAGCGTCGTAGGTGTTGGCGATGTACACATCACATGTGGCGCTGTGAGCAACGCTATTTGCTACGCTTCCTAACACTCGGCCCACGCCTCGCATGCGGCGATTTCCTACTACTATCATTCGTGCCTCCACCCGGGCGGCTTCCTCAACTAGCGCGTCGGCTGGTTTGCCATGAGCTATGGAGTGAGTTACCTCGACGCCGTGACCCTGAAGGCTCTGAACAACTCGCTCCGCTGCTCTTTCAGCATCGCCAGCTGCAGAGATAATGAACTCCTCATTTCCAGTGCGTCGCACCTCGGTGCGATCGCTGTCGAACGCAGAGACGACAAGTAGTGGGGCGTTGAGAGCGACGGCGAGGTTCCGGGCGACCTCCGCCGCTTTGTAGGCAGTTCTGCTGCCGTCAACACCAACGACTACAGGGTTCGGCATGTCTGATCCTTTACTCGGCGGACGATTGGCAGCTTTCTCGAGACGAGAACCATGGCGATGCTCTCACCAACCCTAAGGGGTGTCGCCGAAGTCGGCGAGAAGAGAATGCCGGTCGTCACCGACCATACAGACTGTAAACCGCGTGCACGAAACGGCGCTGTCCGCGCGGACAATAAGAAAGGACTGATGAAACAGGCGCTTAACACCCCTTTTGAGACTCCAAATGAATTGCCAAGAATTGACCTTCTGTCAGGTGCTGACCCTTCGATCGGGCCGCGTACTTCGAGATTCGCCTGCACGCTGTCTGGAGGGCGTTGGAGCCGGCGCTGGTGACGAAGGATCCTCTGCAGCTCCCCTTACGCTGAGTTCTGTAGGACGCCCGACGAACGAAAGCCGGCCGAGAGGCCGGCGGGAAGCCGGTACCGATGATGCCCGATGCGCAACCCGCACCACTGACGATCGATGGACGATCCACGCGGACGACCGGGAAGCCTCAGCCTCCCCTTCAGGGTGAGCCGTCCCGGTACCGGATGACGCCGTGGTCCATGGAGCGCGATGGGCTCCCAGTGATCCCGGTGTCCGGCGAGATGCATTACAGCCGCGTCCCCCGGGACCAGTGGCGGGATCGCCTCAACCTCATGAAGGCCGGCGGAATCACGGTCGTGGCGACCTATGCGTTCTGGATTCATCACGAGCCTCAGCGGGATGCCGTGTCATTCGCCGGCAGGCTCGACATTGCAGCCTTCATCGACCTGTGCGCGGAGCTCGGCCTGGCCGTCGTCGTGCGGATCGGCCCCTGGTGTCACGGAGAAGTGCGCAACGGAGGGTTCCCCGATTGGGTCCAGGACGCCCCGGTGCGGCACCGCACCGACGATCCTGCGTACCTGGCACTGGTCGAACCGTGGCTACGACAGCTCGGTTCCCAGGTGGCACCCTTCTGCGGGCCCGAGGGCCCCGTGCTGGCCGTCCAACTCGAGAACGAGCTGTATGACCAGCCAGGCCACATCAGCACGCTCAAGCGGCTGGCGATCGACAGCGGCATCACCGCCCCCTTCTACACGGCGACGGCGTGGGGCAGCGCGGACCTGCCCCTTGAGGACGTCATCCCCCTGTTCGGTGGGTATGGGGACGGCTTCTGGGTCGACGCGGATGAACCGTGGGACCCGAGCTTCCGCGCGCACTTCTTCTTCTCCCACGAGTGGGACGACCCCGGCATCGGCGCGGACCTCCGCACCGCTCCCCGCACCTCGTCGTCGGCGCAGAGTCCCTACCCGCCGGCAACCTGCGAACTGGGGGGAGGGATGGCCACCGCCTACCATCGGCGGCCACGTCCCACCGGGCTCGACATCGCCGCCGTCGCCCACAACAAGATCGGCAGCGGCTCCGCGTGGCAGGGCTATTACATGTACACCGGAGGGATCAACCCCTCCAGCGCAGACCACTCCTACACGACCCCGCTGCAGGAATCCCACGACAGCGGATACCCCAACGACCTGCCCCAGTACGACTACGACTTCCATGCTCCTATCGGCGCCTCGGGGCGGCTCAACTCGAGCCATACCCTGCTACGGCGCCAGCATGCTTTCCTGGACGCCTTCGGCTCGTCGCTGGGTCCCATGGAGTCGAAGCTCCCACCTCGGGGACCGGCCGGGGTCGACGACGTCACGACTCTTCGGTGGGCGCTGCGGAGCGACGGGCAAAGTGCCTTTCTCTTCATCACATGGCATCAGCCCCACGTTCCGCTGAACACGTATGAGGACGCCCGGTTCGACGTGACGATGGGTGACAAGCGCACGCTTTTCCCACGCGGCGCCGTGGCGATCCCCTCCGGAACCCTCGCACACTGGCCCCTGGGTCTGGTCATCAACGGCGTCGAGCTCGAATGGGCCACCGCTTCACCGCTGACCACGCTGCAGGACGGAACGATCACCGTCCTCGTTCTCACGGCCGAGTACGACATCCCGCTGACGTGGAAGTGGGCCGACGGCGTCACCGTCACTCCCTACGGGGACAGCGAAGGCGACGCGTCAACCGGACCGGGAACCGTCACCCGGATGCAGGTGTACCGGTGCTCCACACCGACGACGCACATCGACGTCGTCGTGCTGCCCGCCGCGGACGCGGACCGCGTCTGGGTACTCGGCGACGGCGCGGAACGGCAAGTGGTGCTCTCGGACCATCCTGTCTGGCGTGACGTGGACGGTGTCCTGCACGGGCGCTCTCCAGTACCGGAACCGGACGCTCACCGCTATCAGCCGTCGGCCCATGCCTTCGTCCCCGTGCTGGCTCGACCTCCGCAGAGCCCTGCCGGCCGACACCAGCTCCCGGTCACGCTCCTGCGGCCGGCCCGCCAGGTGCCGGGGAGCTATGGTGAATCGGGTGGGCGGGCGAGTGCCCCTTCCCAGGAGGACCTTAGAAGATTGGGAGCCTCATACAGGATCGACGTCCCTCATGGGCAGGGGCACGGACGACGCGAACTGGAGATCGAGTGGACAGGAGACATCGCACAACTGACGGTCGACAACAGGGTGGTCGCCGACCGTTTCTGGGACAGCGCACCGTGGATCGTCGACCTTGACGCCCTGACCGCGGGTGCCGGCGCTGAACTGGTCATGACCGTGCTGCCCCTGAGTTGCGACCATTCCGTGAACCTGCCGACAGAGGCACGCGCGATCCTCTCTCGACATGACCAGCAGCATGATGCGCCCTCCGTCGACCTCGTGAACTGGCAGCACTGGGTGGAGTCTCCCACCAGGGGCCGGGCCTAGGCGGTCGCGGCGCGCCCTGACCCCGATGAAGATTCCGCAGGGGCGCCCCGACGACGCGGCGACTAGACTGGGCCCACTATGGACACCATGCGCAAGCTCCGTACCCCGATCGTCTGGCTCGTCGTTGCGGCCATGATCCTCAGCGTCGGCGCGGGTTTCTTCTCAATCGTCTTCTGATTCCACGCCGTCGGATCCCGCTATCCGACCTGGTATCTGCGCGCCTGTAGGCGTCGACGGCTCGCCGCGCCACCGCCCATCCGGGCCTGAGGCTGACCTTGTCCGGTCATCCCGACGCGCCTAGGGTGATAAGTAGGCTTAGCTTCAGCGGCCAGTCGACAAGCCCAGAGCGCCCCACGCGGCGCAGGACACGCATTCTGTACAGGGAGAACACCTATGACCTCCGACAGCACATCAGGATCGACCGACCAGTACACCTTCCAGAATCCCGTCACGCGGTTCGAGAGCATCGCGCCCCCGGAGCAGCAGTCCCCGGAACCGGGGCTCGACGCCGAGCTGGCGCCCAAGGCCGACCGCGGCGAGACGTCCTACCGCGGGACGGGACGCCTCGAGGGGCGCAAGGCGCTCATCACCGGGTCCGATTCCGGTATCGGGGCGGCCGTCGCCATCGCCTACGCACGCGAGGGTGCCGACGTCGCCCTGTCCTACCTGCCCGAGGAGGAGAAGGACGCCCAAGTCATCAAGGGCATCATCGAGGACGCCGGACGGAAAGCGGTGTGCATCCCGGGCGACCTCAAGGATCCCGAGTACTGCACCTCGCTGGTCCAGCAGGCCGTCGACGCACTCGGCGGGCTGGACATCCTCGTCAACAACGCCGCCAAGCAGGTGGCCATCGAATCGCTCGAGGAACTCAGCGACGAGCAGCTGGACCACACGTTCAAGACGAACATCTACTCGTTCTTCCGCGTGACCAGGGAGGCTCTCAAGCACCTCCAGCCCGGCTCGGCCATCATCAACTCCACGTCCATCCAGGCCTACGAGCCATCGCCGACCCTCCTGGACTACGCGAGCACCAAGGCAGCGATCAACAACTTCACGAAGGGGCTCGCGCAGCAGCTCGCACCCAAGGGCATCCGCGTGAACGCCGTGGCGCCGGGTCCCATCTGGACGCCGCTGCAGATCTCGGGCGGCCAGCCCAAGGAGGCCCTGCCCGAGTTCGGCAAGAGCACGCCGCTGGGCCGCGCCGGCCAGCCCACCGAGCTGGCCCCCGCGTATGTCTTCCTCGCGTCGTCCGAGGCGAGCTACGTGCTCGGTGAGACGCTGAACGTCAACGGCGGGATGCCCTCGCCCTGAGCCGCGCAGCACCCGAACGACGGAACAGCCCCGGACTCGCGTCCGGGGCTGTTCCGTTGGTCCTGCCGGCGCGCGTGCTACTCGGCGTCGAGGGCGTCGAAGTCGGCGCGGTCGATCTTCCGGTGGTAGCGCATCCCGGCAAGGCCACCCAGGATCGCGCCGAGAAGTGCGACGGCGGCGACCACGAGCAGGGTGATGAGTCCGGGTCCCGTAAGCTCCTGGGCGGAGGGGACGCCGAGGTTCTGGAACCGATCGGTGATGTTCGCCCGGTTGCCGACGATGAAACCGATGATGGCGAGCACGACGGCGACGATGATGGCCCAGAGCCAGACCGCGACGCCCTGCTTCACGCCACTGAATCGCGCCATGCGCCCTGCGACATACCCGCCGGCGAAGTAGGAGAGCAGGAGGATGACGCCGAAGACCACGGCGGCCGTCAGGCCCGCGGTCTGCGCCTCGCCCGATCCGATCCTCACGTCCGCGGGGGAGAGGTCGGCGCCGACGCCGAAGAGCGCAGCCAGTGCGCCGACGAGTGCCGACAGGAGGACGAACATCCCGGTCGCGGTGAGCCAGCCGAAGAACGCCGAGCCGAACTTCATGCCCCCGAAGTGCTCCTTCTCGCGTCGATGGAGCAGCTTGCGGTCCTCGAGGCTCGGCACCCCGGATCCCGCGGATGTGCTTCGCACGTCGCGCTCGCGGCCCCGGTCGTCGGCGTCGGCGCGGGCAGACCGCTTGGGGGCCGTCACCGGGACGACCTGCGTCTGGGGCGTCGTGTCCTCGTTGCGCGGCGAGGCATCGCGCGAGGCCGAGATCGGCGCCGGGGTGTACGCGCGGGTCGGAGTGCTGTCCGAGGTGTCCGAGTACATACCCGGGACGTAGTCGCCGCTGGTGTCGTCCTCCGACGAGTAGGCGCCGGGCACGTAGTCGCTCCCCCCGTCGTGGGCACCGGCCCGTGTCGCGCCGGTCCCGCGACCGTCGGCAGGGGTGCTGTCGGCACGTCCGGCACTGCTGGCGCCTGAGCCCGACCGTCCGGTGTCGATCAGTTCCGTGGGGTTGTCGGGGCCGTCGGCGCGCCGGGCCCCCGCCCCGCGGTCGCCGTCCGTGTTCCCTGTTCCTGGTGTACTCACTGGTCCTCCTGATGTCAGGGCCCGAAGGCTCCCTAAGTTGCCTTAGTATTTCCTCCAGTATTCCACGGCGTTCATCGATCGGGCCGGTGCCCGCGTCGTGCCGCGTACGGGATGCAAGACTGGGGTCATGGATTTACAGGTTTTCATGACGGTCGTCTGCGGGGCGCTGATCGCCGTCGGTGTCGCGGGAGTGGTGGTCCCGGTCCTGCCGGGGAGCATCCTGATCATCGTGTCGCTCCTCGCCTGGGCGCTCACGGTCACGAGCACCGAGGGCTGGGCGGTGTTCTCGATCGGCACGGTGTTCGCGGCGGCCGGTCTCGCTGCGGGCCTCGTCCTCACCGGACGGACCCTCAAGAAGCGTTCCATCCCGGGCAGGTCCGTGACCATCGGAGTCCTGGCCGGGATCGTCGGCATGTTCGTGATCCCCGTCGTCGGCCTGTTCGTCGGGTTCGCCCTCGGGCTGTTCGCCAGCGAGTACGTGCGGCAGCGCGACGCCGGGGCGGCGCTCACGTCGAGCCTCCACGCGCTGAAGGCGACGGGGCTCGGCATCCTCGCCGAACTGGCCCTCGCCTGCCTCGCCGGGACCACCTGGGTCATCGGCGTGTGGATTTACTTCACCACGAGGTGACCCTCAGGACTTGCCCGAGATGGACAGGGCCGCCACGATCAGTGCGAGATGGCTCAGACCCTGGGGGATGTTACCCATAAACGAGTTGTCGGAGGGCTCGATCATCTCCGACATGATGCCGACGTCGTTCGCGAGGGGCAGGAGCTCTTCCATGAGGTCCACCGCCTCGTCACGGCGGCCGACGGCGACGAGCGCCGAGACCGCCCAGTAGGCGCAGGCCACGAAGGTCGCCTCCTCGTCCTGCATGCCGCTGTACCGGTAGAGCAGTGGACCCGCGCCGAGTTCCTCGCGCAGGGCGTCGATGGTGGACGACATGCGCGGTCCCGTGTCGAAGCCGCTGATCGCATGCAGGAGGATCGAGGCATCCAGCTCCGTGGTCCCTGGATACCAGATGTAGCTCTGCCGCTCCTCCGACCAGCCGTGCTCGTGCACCCAGTCCCGGATGCGGTCGCGCTCCGCGGACCATCGCTGCACGGGGCCCTGCAACTGTCCGTGCTCCGCGAGCAGCACGGCACAGCGCAGTGCGTTCCAGCAGCCCAGTTTGGACGTGACGTAGTGCCGTTCCTCCGGCAGTTCCCACATGCCGGCGTCGCGGCGCTGCCAGACATCGCAGGTGAGGTCCGCGAGGTCGGCGAGCTGCCGCATGGTCGCGGGATCGAGCACGTGACCGGCCTGGACATACTGCCAGACGATGTCGAACACGTCGCCGAAGACGCCCAGCTGCAATTGCCCCGCCGCCGGATTCCCGTCGACCACGGGACCGTTGTTGCGCCAGCCCGTGGCGTCCGGACGACGGGTACCCTCGGGGATGCTGCCGTTCAGGTGGGTGAACACCTGAAGGTCGGAGCCCTGGGACCGGAGGTTCTTGAGCATCCAGGACGCGGCACCATGCACCTCCTCGCGGAGCCCTGCGCGGGTCAGCGAATGCAGCGTGTAGGCGGTATCCCGTACCCACGCATAGCGGTAGTCCCAGTTCTTGCCGCCGGCTGCGCTTTCGGGCAGGGAGGTCGTCGCGGCGGCCGCGATCGACCCGGACGGGCTGTGCAGCAGCAGTTTCAGGGTGAGGGCGCTGCGCAGGACGGCGTGCCGGTAATCGCCGTCGTACGCGAAGTTGTCCGACCAGGCCTGCCAGTTGCGGATGGTGCGGTCCACGCCGTCGTCGATGGTCCGCGGGTCGGGGAGCGGCAGCGGCTCGCCGTGCGTGGAGACCACCGCGACGAGGTGCCGCGATCCGGCCGACGTCGTGAAGGCTCCCTCGACGGAGCGGCCCTCCGGTGTCTTCAGGCCGTGGTCGATGCCGAGGACACCGAGACCGACGGCGTCGATGCGGAGGACGGGGTGCTCCGGCCCGTTGTCGAGCCAGGGCGAGGCGGAGCCGAAGCAGGTGCCGGGCGTGACGCACCATGCCATCTCCACACGTCCCGTCACGCCGTCCACCCGGCGGGCGAGCTCGCCCCAGGGCAGCCTGCCGGCCACGCCGGTATTCAGTGAGTCGGTGACGCGGACGGTGCCGGTCGCGGTGGTGTAGGTCGTCTCGAGGACGTTCGAGCCGTCCGCGTACCGGCGTTCCACCGTGAACTCCGCCGTGGGTGCCAGGGCCAGGAAGCCTTCGCCCGCATCGAGCAGGCGGGCGAAGGCCGGCGTGGAATCGAGGTCCGGTGTGGGATACCAGTCGATGGATCCGTCGAGCGACACCAGGGCTACCGTGCGCCCGTCACCGATCGCGGCATAGGAGCGGATGTCGGCGAAGCCGTCCTCGTCGCGCAGTGCGATGACCAAGCCCCTTCCGTGCAGCCCGCTGGTGCTACCTGCCGTACGTGCCCTTGTACCGAGTCTTGTTGGCCCGCGGCTGCTGGGTGGTGCGGCGCTTGTTCAGCACGCGGGACGCGACGATGGGCACCAGGGCCCAGATGATCCTCTTCAGCATGGTGATGTCCTTACGGTCGGTGACCGGCGTCGGCTGTCGCGGTCGTTATCATCATCCTACTTACTATCCCTGGCCCGTCTGCCCCTCGGTGACGAAGGCCCGCAGGGCCCGGAGCTGGGCGTCCCGTGCTACGGGGTTGAGGTACATCATGTGTCCGGCCTCGTGGTAGTGGTGCGTGAACCGGGCGCGCGCGGCCTCGTCGAGGTTCATGTGCGCCCAGACGTACTCGGCGGCGAAGTGCGGCGTCGCGCCGTCGTGGTAGCCGTAGTCCACGTGGACCCGCAGCGTGGGATTGTGGGCGAGGAGCCGCTCGAGGACGCCCGAGACGTCCACGGGCGCACCCTCGAACGTCCTGTAGCTCCAGGGCTGCACGCGGGCGGTCAGGATCTCGTAGGGGAGGTCGTTCTCGTAGCCGAGCTCGGCCCGGACGTAGTGGTTCATGGCGGCCGAGTAGGGCCCCGTGATGGCCCGGAGGCTCGGATCGTCGAAGGAGTCGGACGACTGCAGGTTCTCGGGCCGTGCCGCGAACCGCCCATCGATGCGGCCGACCGACAGGCCCTCGGACCGCAGGAGCTCCGCGGCGAACTCGTGGTACGCCCAGCGGAGGTTCGTGCGGCGGATGAAGCCCTCGTCGAGGGTGGTGATGGCATGCAGGCGCGCGACGGCCTCGTCGTACTCCTCCGGCGTCAGCCGCGTGCCCTGCGTCAGCGCGTAGCCGAAGTCCCGGGCCGCGTACTCCTCGGCCTCGCGGACCACGTCCGTGAGCTCCCGGTCGCCGTGCCGGCCGTGGTAGTGCGCAATGGCGGCATAGGTGGGCAGATGCAGCGCGTAGGGGAGGTCGCTCCCGGGGAAGAACCGCAGGGTGGACATGTTGAGCACCGTCGAGATGAGGCCCAGTCCGTTGACCGCCATGCCGTAGGCGTCGAAGAGCCGCCCGGCCACCGCAACGGCCCGCAGGGTCCCGTAGGACTCCCCGACGAGGTACTTGGGGGAGAGCCAGCGGTTGTTGCGCGTGGTCCAGAGCCGGACGACCTCCGCGACGAGGTCCCGGTCCTGCACGAACGCGTGGAACTCGTCCGCCTTCTCACCTTCGACGACGCGGGAGAAGCCGGTGTTCACGGGATCGATCAGGACGAGGTCGCTCGACTCGAGCAGGCTGTCGGGGTTGTCGACGAGCCCGAAGGGCGCGGGTGTCATGGTCCCGGCGTCGCCGGAGTCCACGAGGCGCGGCCCCAGCAGGCCCAGGTGAAGCCATACGGACGCGGAGCCGGGGCCACCGTTGAAGGCGAAGGTCACGGGGCGCCCGGGCTCGGGATCCTGCTTCGTGTACGCGACGACGAAGATCTCGGCCTTCGGCTTGAAGCCGTCAGCCTTGCCGTCCTTCGTCTCCTCGCGCCGCAGCACGAGACGTCCGGTCGTCGTCGTGTACTTCAGGCCGGAGGGGGAGGTGTGCTCCCGGACGACGAAATCGTCCGACACCTCCTTCGCCTCCGGGGTGCCCGCATCCTTCTCGATGTCCTTCATCTCATCAGCCATGCGAGAAGACTACCGGTAGTTCCCTGAGGCAACAGCTCAGGTGTCGGCCGCTGTCGCTTCCCGCTGCCGGTCGGCCGGCGCCGGATGGGTGCCGGGACCGCGGGCGGCACCGGCGTCACTCTCCCATACGCGGTTCTGCTGGGGCCTCGCGAAGAACAGGGCTGCCGCGAAACCGACGATGATCACGATGGCGGGCAGGTAGAGCGACTGCCCCATGGAGAGGGCGTACCCCGCCTTCGCCTCCTCGGGAAGGGCCGTTCCGGGTGTCGCACTGATGCCCCCGCCTCCGAGATTGGCCATCAGCCGGGACTGCATCACGGCTGCGACGGCGGCACTGCCCAGGACGGCGCCCATCTGGCGGGTCGTGTTGTAGACGCCGGAGCCCGCTCCGGCGAGGGAGGGTGCGAGATTGCGTGTGGCCGTCAGGGACACCGGCGCCCAGATCCCTGCGCTCGAAAAGCCGAGCAGGGAGATGGGGAGCAGGAGCTGCCAGATGGGGACGTCCGCCGTGAGGATCGAGCCCATCCAGAAGAGGGCTGCGGACATCCCGGCGAAGCCGGCGATCGCGATGTACTTCGGATTGCTGCGCTGCACGTACTTGCCCACGAACGGGGCGAGGACACCCGAGATGACGGCCATCGGGGTCAGCAGGAGGGCTGCCTGCGTGGGCGAGAGACCGCGCACCGTCTGCGCGTAGAGCATGAGCGGCAGCGACATGGTGGTGATCGAGAAGCCCATCGCGGTGATGGACGTGTTGGCGAGGGAGAAGTTGCGGTCGCGGAACAGCGTGAGGGGGACCAGCGGCTCTCCGCGGTTGAACCTCTGCCAGGCGACGAAGGCGACGAGCAGGAGGATGCCGGTGATGATGAGCGACCACACGGAGAGGGGGCCGGCGATGGTGCCCCAGTCGTAGCTCTCGCCCTCCTGGATTCCGAAGACGAGGCAGAAGAGGCCGGCCGCGCTGAGGAACACCCCGAGCATGTCGAAACGGTGGGACGTCGTCGGGAGGGTGGGAACGAGGCGTGCGGCGAGGATGAATCCCACCACGCCCACGGGGACGTTGATGAAGAAGATCCATTCCCATCCGGCGGAGTCGACGAGCACCCCGCCGAGGACGGGCCCGACGAGTGTCGCGACACCGGCCACGGACCCCCAGAGGCCCATGGCAGCGCCACGACCCTCGGGCGGGAAGATCCGCGTGATGACGGACATGGTCTGCGGGGTCATGAGCGCGGCGCCCAGCCCCTGCAGGACACGGGCGATGATGAGGATCTCCACGGTTCCGGACAGTCCGCACCACGCGCTGGAGAGCGTGAAGACCACGAGGCCGACGAGGTAGACCCGCTTCGGTCCGAAGCGGTCTCCGAGCCTGCCCGTGACGAGCAGCGGGACGGCGTAGGCCAGCAGGTAGGCACTCGTCACCCAGATGACGCTGTCGATGCCTGCACCGAGCCCCTCCATGATGGCAGGCGTGGCGACGGACACGATGGTCGAATCGACGAGGATCATGAAGAACCCGATGACGAGCGACCACAGGGCCGGCCAAGGCCGGACGTCGTTCTGGAGCGGGGCAGGCGCCGCCTGGGAGGGATTGCTGGACATGGTGCAAAGGCTACTCCCACAGGCTGACACTCCGGAGGCCGTGCCGGTTCGTGCGCCGCTTTGGGCTAACGCCACCCTCTTGGGTACAGTGTTGGTGTTCGGAAGTGGTATCCGGGGCTTTAGCTCAGTTGGTAGAGCGTTTCGTTCGCAATGAAAAGGTCAGGGGTTCGATTCCCCTAAGCTCCACGGTTCGGAAGAGGCGAGGCTCCTGCAGGAGCCTCGCCTCTTTCGTCGCAGCGTGTCCGAGGATGGCCTATTCCTCGGCAGCCTTCCGCGCCCAGGGCCGTGCCGCCAGGATCCGGGCCAGGGGTCCGAGCCAGGACATCACCACCAGGAGGGTGAAGGTGCTGCTCAGTGACGATCCCAGAGTCGTCGAGGGGACGAGCTGGTGGAAGCCCACGAGGAGTGCCGCCACCAGCAGGAGCTTCTTGAGGCCGTTGAGCACCTGCTGCGGAACAGGACGCGGCCAGGGTGTGAAATCGACCGTATCGGTGTCACGGGACAGGTCTTCCGGACTCATGCGGCCCTCCTCTGCAGTGCGGCGTGGAGTTTCATTATCCCCGGTTCCCGCGCCGACGTCGCTCGGGTTCCCGAACGGCAGCCCAGGTGTCAGCCGAGGACGGCCCAGGCCCGGGGCGGCAGGGTCGCCCTGCCGGAGGACGCGTCGAGGGTCGCCTGTCCGGCGAGTACGGACAGCGGCCCCGTAGCCGGAACCGGCTGGGCATCGGAGGAGAGGTTCAGTGCGACCACGAGGGCTTCCGGGCCCTCGACCGCGACGCGGTACGCGAGCACCTCGTTGGACAGCTGCAGCACCTCGGTCCTCGCGCGGTGCAGCCAGGGGTGGCGGCGCCGGACGCCGATGAGCTCCTGGTGCACGTCGAAGACGGGCCGTCCTACGGGCGAGAGGTTCCCGGGCGCGGGTGGGAAGAGTGGCCGGACGTCGTCGTCGCCCCCTGCCCTGTCCTCCTTGATGCCGCGGTAGCCCTGCTCGTCCCCGTAGTAGATGGACGGTGTGCCCCCCACGGTGAGGAGGACGGCGACGGCGTGCGGCAGCAGGGCGGGGTCGGTGAGCCTGCTCGCGATCCGTGTGACGTCGTGGTTGCCGAGGAACGTGAGCGGTGCGAAGGATCCGAGCAGCGCGTTGTGCCGCTCCAGCGCGGCGGCGAGTTCGAAGAGGTTGGCGTCGTTGAGCGAGCTCCACACGGCCTTCCACAGTTCGTACTGGGTCGCTGAATCGAGGCCGCCGTCCCGGACCTCGGAGGCGTAGTCGCCGTGGATGTACTCGCCGACGAAGTAGGCGTCGGGGTGGGACGCGTGGACGCGGGCGGTCACCGAGGCCCAGAACCGCGCCGGGACGGCGTAGGCCGCGTCGAGCCGCCAGCCGTCCGCGCCGCGCCGGAGCCAGTGCTCCATCACGTCGACGACGAAGTCCGCGACGGCCGGCTCGTCGTGGTTCAGGGCCACGAGGTGGTGGTGGCCTTCGAAGTCTCGGTAGCCCGGTTCGGTGCCGGGGCCGGCGCCGTCGGGCCAGTCCAGCGTGAACCAGGAGGCGGTCGCCGCTCCCGGACCGTCCGTGAGCACGTCCTGGAACGGGGTGAACGAGCGCCCGGTGTGGTTGAAGACGCCGTCGAGCAGGATGCGGAGTCCGCGCCGGTGCGCCTCGCGCACCAGGGTGTCGAAGTCCTCCGACGTCCCGAGGCGG includes:
- a CDS encoding SDR family oxidoreductase — translated: MTSDSTSGSTDQYTFQNPVTRFESIAPPEQQSPEPGLDAELAPKADRGETSYRGTGRLEGRKALITGSDSGIGAAVAIAYAREGADVALSYLPEEEKDAQVIKGIIEDAGRKAVCIPGDLKDPEYCTSLVQQAVDALGGLDILVNNAAKQVAIESLEELSDEQLDHTFKTNIYSFFRVTREALKHLQPGSAIINSTSIQAYEPSPTLLDYASTKAAINNFTKGLAQQLAPKGIRVNAVAPGPIWTPLQISGGQPKEALPEFGKSTPLGRAGQPTELAPAYVFLASSEASYVLGETLNVNGGMPSP
- a CDS encoding Yip1 family protein gives rise to the protein MSTPGTGNTDGDRGAGARRADGPDNPTELIDTGRSGSGASSAGRADSTPADGRGTGATRAGAHDGGSDYVPGAYSSEDDTSGDYVPGMYSDTSDSTPTRAYTPAPISASRDASPRNEDTTPQTQVVPVTAPKRSARADADDRGRERDVRSTSAGSGVPSLEDRKLLHRREKEHFGGMKFGSAFFGWLTATGMFVLLSALVGALAALFGVGADLSPADVRIGSGEAQTAGLTAAVVFGVILLLSYFAGGYVAGRMARFSGVKQGVAVWLWAIIVAVVLAIIGFIVGNRANITDRFQNLGVPSAQELTGPGLITLLVVAAVALLGAILGGLAGMRYHRKIDRADFDALDAE
- a CDS encoding glycoside hydrolase family 15 protein, with amino-acid sequence MVIALRDEDGFADIRSYAAIGDGRTVALVSLDGSIDWYPTPDLDSTPAFARLLDAGEGFLALAPTAEFTVERRYADGSNVLETTYTTATGTVRVTDSLNTGVAGRLPWGELARRVDGVTGRVEMAWCVTPGTCFGSASPWLDNGPEHPVLRIDAVGLGVLGIDHGLKTPEGRSVEGAFTTSAGSRHLVAVVSTHGEPLPLPDPRTIDDGVDRTIRNWQAWSDNFAYDGDYRHAVLRSALTLKLLLHSPSGSIAAAATTSLPESAAGGKNWDYRYAWVRDTAYTLHSLTRAGLREEVHGAASWMLKNLRSQGSDLQVFTHLNGSIPEGTRRPDATGWRNNGPVVDGNPAAGQLQLGVFGDVFDIVWQYVQAGHVLDPATMRQLADLADLTCDVWQRRDAGMWELPEERHYVTSKLGCWNALRCAVLLAEHGQLQGPVQRWSAERDRIRDWVHEHGWSEERQSYIWYPGTTELDASILLHAISGFDTGPRMSSTIDALREELGAGPLLYRYSGMQDEEATFVACAYWAVSALVAVGRRDEAVDLMEELLPLANDVGIMSEMIEPSDNSFMGNIPQGLSHLALIVAALSISGKS
- a CDS encoding beta-galactosidase, whose product is MERDGLPVIPVSGEMHYSRVPRDQWRDRLNLMKAGGITVVATYAFWIHHEPQRDAVSFAGRLDIAAFIDLCAELGLAVVVRIGPWCHGEVRNGGFPDWVQDAPVRHRTDDPAYLALVEPWLRQLGSQVAPFCGPEGPVLAVQLENELYDQPGHISTLKRLAIDSGITAPFYTATAWGSADLPLEDVIPLFGGYGDGFWVDADEPWDPSFRAHFFFSHEWDDPGIGADLRTAPRTSSSAQSPYPPATCELGGGMATAYHRRPRPTGLDIAAVAHNKIGSGSAWQGYYMYTGGINPSSADHSYTTPLQESHDSGYPNDLPQYDYDFHAPIGASGRLNSSHTLLRRQHAFLDAFGSSLGPMESKLPPRGPAGVDDVTTLRWALRSDGQSAFLFITWHQPHVPLNTYEDARFDVTMGDKRTLFPRGAVAIPSGTLAHWPLGLVINGVELEWATASPLTTLQDGTITVLVLTAEYDIPLTWKWADGVTVTPYGDSEGDASTGPGTVTRMQVYRCSTPTTHIDVVVLPAADADRVWVLGDGAERQVVLSDHPVWRDVDGVLHGRSPVPEPDAHRYQPSAHAFVPVLARPPQSPAGRHQLPVTLLRPARQVPGSYGESGGRASAPSQEDLRRLGASYRIDVPHGQGHGRRELEIEWTGDIAQLTVDNRVVADRFWDSAPWIVDLDALTAGAGAELVMTVLPLSCDHSVNLPTEARAILSRHDQQHDAPSVDLVNWQHWVESPTRGRA
- a CDS encoding universal stress protein, yielding MPNPVVVGVDGSRTAYKAAEVARNLAVALNAPLLVVSAFDSDRTEVRRTGNEEFIISAAGDAERAAERVVQSLQGHGVEVTHSIAHGKPADALVEEAARVEARMIVVGNRRMRGVGRVLGSVANSVAHSATCDVYIANTYDAE
- a CDS encoding DUF456 domain-containing protein, whose protein sequence is MDLQVFMTVVCGALIAVGVAGVVVPVLPGSILIIVSLLAWALTVTSTEGWAVFSIGTVFAAAGLAAGLVLTGRTLKKRSIPGRSVTIGVLAGIVGMFVIPVVGLFVGFALGLFASEYVRQRDAGAALTSSLHALKATGLGILAELALACLAGTTWVIGVWIYFTTR